In the genome of Solibacillus silvestris, one region contains:
- a CDS encoding tRNA methyltransferase, whose protein sequence is MPNHIVLYQPEIPANTGNIARTCAGTNTSLHLIRPLGFSTDDKMLKRAGLDYWEHVNVVYHDSLEDFIEYSKDGDVYLIETYSDEPFTTHDFSNSERGLYFMFGRETTGLPKEFAKERADMCLRIPQSDHIRSLNLSNTAAIVIYEVLRQQNYPGLK, encoded by the coding sequence GTGCCAAACCATATCGTATTATATCAACCAGAAATCCCGGCAAACACAGGCAACATTGCCCGTACTTGTGCTGGAACGAATACATCATTACATTTAATCCGTCCATTGGGCTTTTCAACAGATGACAAAATGCTGAAGCGTGCTGGATTGGATTATTGGGAACACGTGAATGTCGTTTACCATGATTCTTTAGAAGATTTTATCGAGTACAGTAAAGATGGCGATGTGTATTTAATTGAGACATATAGTGATGAGCCGTTTACGACACATGATTTCAGCAATTCAGAGCGTGGCCTTTACTTTATGTTCGGAAGAGAAACGACTGGCTTGCCAAAGGAGTTTGCAAAAGAACGTGCCGATATGTGTTTGCGCATCCCGCAAAGTGACCATATTCGCTCACTGAATTTATCAAATACAGCGGCAATTGTGATTTACGAAGTGCTCAGACAACAAAACTATCCAGGTTTAAAATAA
- a CDS encoding epoxyqueuosine reductase has product MKVHQLQEDLVKYAASIGVDKIGFTTAAPFHELKNRLRRQQQLAYQSGFEEANIELRTEPLKLLDEAESIIAIAIAYPSRMQDAPQGKKGERRGIFCRASWGIDYHTAVRERLQLIEAWLHERVSNVKVKSMVDTGELVDRAVAERAGIGWSAKNCSIITPEFGSYVYLGEIITNIPFAPDTPMEDECGDCTLCIDVCPTGAIVAPGQLNSQRCIAFLTQTKGFLPDEFRAKIGNRLYGCDTCQTVCPKNKGKLNWIHDEFTPDPEIAKPLLQPLLSISNKEFKAKFGHVSGSWRGKKPIQRNAILALAHFKEEAAMPDLVQVLQKDERPVLRGTAAWAIGKIGTDGAVEILIAAKKTEQDEEVLAEIDKGLAMLNH; this is encoded by the coding sequence ATGAAAGTTCATCAACTTCAAGAAGATTTAGTGAAATACGCAGCATCTATTGGTGTTGATAAAATCGGATTTACGACCGCTGCTCCGTTTCATGAATTGAAAAACCGTCTGCGTCGTCAGCAACAATTAGCATACCAATCAGGCTTTGAAGAAGCAAATATAGAGCTGCGTACAGAGCCTTTAAAATTATTAGATGAAGCAGAAAGTATTATTGCGATCGCGATTGCCTATCCTTCACGCATGCAAGATGCCCCGCAAGGAAAAAAAGGGGAGCGACGTGGTATTTTTTGCCGTGCTTCATGGGGGATTGACTATCATACAGCTGTTCGTGAACGTCTGCAGCTCATTGAAGCATGGCTGCATGAACGTGTGTCAAATGTAAAGGTGAAATCGATGGTCGATACTGGGGAACTAGTAGATCGTGCGGTTGCAGAACGGGCAGGAATCGGCTGGAGCGCCAAAAATTGTTCGATCATTACACCGGAATTTGGTTCATACGTCTATTTAGGCGAAATCATCACGAATATCCCGTTTGCCCCTGACACACCGATGGAGGATGAATGCGGAGACTGTACATTATGTATTGATGTTTGTCCAACTGGAGCGATCGTTGCACCTGGGCAGCTGAATTCACAGCGATGCATTGCCTTTTTAACTCAAACGAAAGGATTTTTACCGGATGAGTTTCGGGCAAAAATCGGAAACCGTTTGTATGGCTGTGATACATGTCAGACAGTGTGCCCGAAAAATAAAGGAAAGCTGAACTGGATCCATGATGAATTCACTCCCGATCCTGAAATCGCAAAACCTTTACTACAGCCTCTTTTATCGATTTCCAATAAGGAATTTAAGGCAAAGTTTGGTCATGTATCAGGCTCATGGCGCGGTAAAAAGCCGATTCAGCGCAATGCCATTTTAGCGCTGGCCCACTTTAAAGAAGAAGCGGCGATGCCTGATTTAGTTCAAGTACTGCAAAAAGATGAGCGTCCTGTATTAAGAGGGACCGCAGCATGGGCAATCGGAAAAATCGGAACGGATGGGGCAGTGGAGATTTTAATAGCTGCAAAAAAAACAGAGCAGGATGAAGAAGTGCTGGCGGAGATTGATAAAGGGCTAGCAATGTTAAATCATTAA